A single region of the Leishmania panamensis strain MHOM/PA/94/PSC-1 chromosome 23 sequence genome encodes:
- a CDS encoding hypothetical protein (TriTrypDB/GeneDB-style sysID: LpmP.23.0855), which yields MGIETWKTFPKILSEYPKHGVPLPCSDQHPRLKCPETRWARDFCLAQGGNCEYKIEAHFDCLEQYYPKEKVYELRKIFKPSTLDYPTSDTYIRYRHYYIGAPWMSKNNWEGTR from the coding sequence ATGGGCATCGAGACCTGGAAGACATTTCCGAAGATCCTGTCGGAGTATCCCAAGCAcggggtgccgctgccgtgctcCGATCAGCATCCGCGTCTGAAGTGCCCCGAGACGCGCTGGGCCCGCGATTTCTGCCTTGCTCAGGGGGGCAACTGCGAGTACAAGATCGAGGCCCACTTCGACTGCCTTGAGCAGTACTACCCGAAGGAGAAAGTGTATGAGCTGCGCAAGATCTTCAAGCCCAGCACCCTCGACTACCCCACCTCGGATACGTACATCCGCTACCGCCACTACTACATCGGCGCGCCGTGGATGTCCAAGAACAACTGGGAGGGAACACGCTAG
- a CDS encoding acetyl-CoA synthetase, putative (TriTrypDB/GeneDB-style sysID: LpmP.23.0860): MSDNIVLSAVMPNSPLSDSQYVRDFKSVLDSKVVEPTEVNSKRSHVGPHLGSRMHIYEYSVAQNDAFWAEIARRDFYWKQTWADDHHVKSYNFDKSKGPIFVKWFEGAVTNVCHNALDRHLPAHRERVCFYFEGNDPSVKETITYGDMYTRVVELANVLRYQYGIEKGDRVSLYLPMIPCAAVAMLACARIGAVASVIFGGFSAQAIVTRVVDCKPKLIITADASSRGAKPILLKAIVDEALEDCSVLGCNVPCLVFENVNREGCKMKEGRDTWCSDAVARLTPEQHLECPVEWMEAEDVLFLLYTSGSTGKPKAIEHTTAGYMVYAATTFKYSFDYHMDDVYFCTADVGWITGHSYVVYGPMIHCATSVLFEGVPSYPDYSRWWQLIEKYKVSIFYTAPTAIRSLIQAGDNYAKACDRSTLRVLGSVGEPINVEAWKWLREVGGEGHCDVSDTWWQTETGGHMITPMPGCTPMKPGSATLPFFGIEPVILDPMKLHEKNGPADGLLAIRAPWPGMARTIFGDHARFEQTYFSVDGYYLTGDGARRDADGYYWITGRVDDVLNVSGHRIGTSEIEESVNTHPAVVESAAVGFPHSIKGEGIYVFLTFQQGTEVTPELLAAVKATVRKVIGPLATPDVLHPAQEGLPKTRSGKIVRRVLRKIATHDDDDLGDTSTLADPTVVDALKRSRAKWVDRG; encoded by the coding sequence ATGAGCGACAACATCGTCTTAAGTGCGGTGATGCCAAACAGTCCGCTGTCAGACTCCCAGTATGTGCGCGACTTCAAGAGTGTGCTGGACTCGAAGGTTGTGGAGCCGACAGAGGTGAACAGCAAGAGGTCGCACGTTGGCCCACACCTGGGCTCTCGCATGCACATCTACGAGTACTCCGTTGCACAGAATGACGCCTTCTGGGCGGAAATTGCGCGGCGCGACTTCTATTGGAAACAGACCTGGGCGGATGACCACCACGTCAAGTCGTACAACTTTGACAAATCCAAGGGACCCATCTTTGTGAAGTGGTTCGAAGGCGCCGTGACCAATGTCTGCCACAACGCGTTGGACCGCCACCTGCCAGCGCACAGGGAGCGCGTGTGCTTTTACTTTGAAGGCAACGACCCAAGCGTGAAGGAGACGATTACGTATGGCGACATGTACACCAGAGTGGTAGAGCTGGCAAACGTGCTGAGGTACCAGTACGGTATTGAAAAGGGCGACCGTGTGAGCCTGTACCTGCCCATGATCccgtgcgctgcggtggccaTGCTTGCCTGCGCCCGCATCGGTGCAGTTGCCAGCGTAATCTTTGGAGGCTTCTCCGCACAGGCAATCGTGACACGCGTCGTAGACTGCAAGCCGAAACTTATCATCACAGCTGACGCGTCCTCTCGCGGTGCGAAGCCGATTCTGCTAAAGGCGATTGTGGATGAGGCGTTGGAGGACTGCAGTGTCCTGGGGTGCAACGTGCCGTGCCTTGTATTCGAAAATGTCAACCGTGAGGGCTGCAAGATGAAGGAAGGCCGCGATACCTggtgcagcgacgccgtaGCGCGGCTGACGCCGGAGCAGCACCTGGAGTGCCCGGTGGAGTggatggaggcggaggatGTGCTGTTCCTGCTCTACACCTCTGGCAGCACCGGGAAGCCCAAGGCCATCGAGCACACGACGGCAGGCTACATGGTGtacgccgccaccaccttcaaGTACAGCTTCGACTACCACATGGACGATGTGTACTTCTGCACGGCAGACGTGGGCTGGATCACAGGCCACAGCTACGTCGTGTATGGCCCGATGAtccactgcgccacctcagTGCTGTTTGAGGGCGTGCCCAGCTACCCCGACTACTCGCGCTGGTGGCAGCTTATCGAGAAGTACAAGGTGTCCATCTTCTACACCGCGCCGACCGCGATTCGCTCCCTCATACAGGCCGGCGACAACTACGCCAAGGCGTGCGACCGCAGCACCCTGCGTGTGCTTGGCTCCGTCGGTGAGCCGATCAACGTGGAGGCGTGGAAGTGGCTGCGCGAGGTCGGCGGCGAGGGTCACTGCGATGTGTCGGACACGTGGTGGCAGACGGAGACGGGCGGTCACATGATTACACCGATGCCAGGATGCACCCCGATGAAGCCCGGTAGTGCAACGCTGCCGTTCTTCGGTATCGAGCCGGTCATTCTCGACCCCATGAAGCTGCATGAGAAGAACGGCCCAGCAGATGGCCTTCTTGCCATTCGCGCGCCATGGCCCGGTATGGCTCGCACCATCTTTGGTGACCACGCCCGCTTTGAGCAAACCTACTTTTCTGTGGACGGGTACTATCTGACAGGCGACGGTGCTCGCCGCGACGCAGACGGCTACTACTGGATCACTGGCCGCGTCGATGACGTGCTGAACGTGAGCGGGCACCGCATCGGCACCAGTGAGATAGAAGAGTCCGTCAACACCCACCCGGCTGTGGTGGAGAGCGCCGCGGTTGGATTTCCTCATAGCATCAAGGGTGAGGGAATCTACGTCTTCCTTACGTTTCAACAGGGGACGGAGGTGACTCccgagctgctggcggcagTGAAGGCGACGGTGCGCAAGGTGATCGGTCCGCTGGCCACGCCGGACGTGCTGCACCCCGCGCAAGAGGGCCTGCCAAAGACGCGATCTGGAAAAATTGTGCGCCGTGTGCTGCGTAAAATTGCCacacacgacgacgacgaccttGGTGACACCTCGACCCTGGCAGATCCCACCGTTGTGGATGCATTGAAGCGCTCGCGCGCGAAGTGGGTGGATCGCGGCTAG